Proteins from a single region of Candidatus Micrarchaeum acidiphilum ARMAN-2:
- a CDS encoding NAD-dependent epimerase/dehydratase: MPSNKSENQKVRDLVVGATSGIGRNIIPKLLAMGHEVRAVIRKHPGIDSDWKNLPKTTIPYVSDITLENGSDEAVLKEACREVDNIFHLAGGGYNTNNTFDRLVKVNVEGTENILNAYISVNGPDRPVHFIYGGSNTVYGYKRKGEVLTEESTTKPASPYSESKYMAEQVIKVFNEVNKGVKYTIMRMGTLYGVDYTPSFFKLFRLIEQGKAAYIGNGSNHLTLVHEDDATDAMMLAMLNPSSYNQIYNVTDGVNYTVRQLFELVANTLGVPPPKRHIPYLLAKVTKNAVNINYDELEFLASDRVVSIDKARKELGYVPNKKIETEGVRLVKLYRESKV; encoded by the coding sequence ATGCCTAGCAACAAAAGCGAGAACCAAAAGGTCAGGGACCTAGTAGTCGGGGCCACCAGCGGCATAGGGCGCAACATAATACCCAAGCTGCTTGCAATGGGCCACGAGGTGCGCGCGGTGATCAGAAAACACCCGGGCATAGACAGCGACTGGAAAAACCTTCCCAAGACCACAATACCATACGTGAGCGACATAACGCTGGAGAACGGCTCCGACGAAGCAGTGCTGAAGGAGGCATGCAGAGAGGTCGACAACATATTCCACCTCGCAGGGGGCGGATACAACACCAATAACACGTTCGACAGGCTGGTAAAGGTCAACGTGGAAGGGACGGAAAACATACTCAATGCATACATAAGCGTCAACGGCCCGGATAGGCCGGTCCATTTCATATACGGCGGCAGCAATACCGTCTACGGCTACAAAAGGAAGGGCGAGGTACTTACGGAGGAGTCCACCACAAAGCCGGCAAGCCCGTACTCGGAAAGCAAGTACATGGCCGAGCAGGTTATAAAGGTGTTCAACGAGGTCAACAAAGGCGTAAAGTACACCATAATGAGGATGGGCACCCTTTACGGGGTGGATTACACCCCTTCTTTCTTCAAGCTTTTCAGGCTCATAGAGCAGGGTAAGGCCGCATACATAGGCAACGGCTCTAACCATCTTACCCTTGTGCACGAGGACGACGCAACCGACGCCATGATGCTTGCAATGCTCAATCCCTCAAGCTACAACCAGATATACAACGTCACCGACGGAGTAAACTATACAGTCAGGCAGCTCTTCGAGCTGGTTGCCAATACCCTTGGAGTGCCACCGCCAAAGCGCCACATACCGTACCTGCTGGCTAAGGTTACCAAAAACGCGGTAAACATAAACTACGACGAGCTCGAATTTCTGGCCAGCGACCGTGTGGTCAGCATAGATAAGGCAAGGAAAGAGCTTGGCTACGTGCCGAACAAGAAGATTGAAACTGAGGGCGTAAGGCTGGTAAAGCTGTATAGGGAGAGCAAAGTTTAA
- a CDS encoding geranylgeranylglyceryl phosphate synthase, whose amino-acid sequence MLKLIQMKEKNAIERYIHDMLEDNGALLFSVIDPVDYKTKGDAIKTAKMVMESGADIIVIGGSIGAQGELLDDVTLGIKEATHKPVVLFPGNIATITRHADAIYFMSLLNARNPYWITQAQMLSAPLIKSLGIEPLPVGYIVVHPGGTVGWVGDANFVPREKPHIAASLALAGQFLGNRFIITDTGSNPKLQNSGPVPLEMVRQVRMTINVPYIVAGGVTTTDQLKNIYKSGADIVQVGTAFQDSWNASKKARAFARVKAAAGLEKKKKG is encoded by the coding sequence ATGCTAAAGCTGATTCAAATGAAGGAAAAAAACGCAATAGAACGCTATATACACGACATGTTGGAGGACAACGGCGCGCTGCTATTCTCAGTCATAGACCCTGTTGACTACAAGACAAAGGGCGACGCCATAAAGACCGCCAAAATGGTGATGGAGTCCGGCGCAGACATAATCGTCATAGGCGGCAGCATAGGCGCGCAGGGCGAGCTGCTCGATGACGTGACGCTCGGCATAAAGGAGGCCACGCACAAGCCCGTGGTGCTCTTTCCAGGCAACATCGCCACTATAACAAGGCACGCAGACGCGATATATTTCATGTCCCTGCTAAACGCAAGGAACCCGTACTGGATAACGCAGGCGCAGATGCTGTCTGCCCCGCTGATAAAATCACTCGGCATAGAGCCTCTGCCGGTCGGCTACATAGTTGTGCATCCAGGCGGAACGGTAGGATGGGTGGGCGACGCGAACTTCGTACCTAGGGAAAAGCCCCACATCGCAGCCTCGCTGGCGCTCGCAGGACAATTCCTCGGAAACAGGTTCATAATAACAGATACGGGATCAAATCCAAAGCTGCAGAATTCTGGACCCGTGCCGCTCGAGATGGTCAGGCAGGTTCGCATGACTATAAACGTGCCATACATAGTGGCAGGCGGCGTGACTACAACAGACCAGCTCAAGAACATATACAAAAGCGGTGCAGACATAGTGCAAGTCGGCACTGCGTTCCAGGATTCATGGAATGCTTCGAAGAAGGCAAGGGCGTTCGCCAGGGTGAAGGCTGCGGCAGGCCTTGAAAAGAAGAAAAAGGGGTAG